Genomic DNA from Halomicroarcula saliterrae:
CAAGCGTCGCTGAAATCCCATCAGGACCGGCTCACGGCCAGCAAGAAGATAGCTCCTCGAGAGGAGATACCGAGACCTTCGAGACGGCGCTCTCTCAAGACAAGCGAGCAGCCCACGGTGAAGCCACAAGAAATGGTATCGATGAAGAGGCCCTCGAAATTGAATTCGAGGCGCTAGCGGACCAATTCGCACGTGAGACAGGAGAAGAGCAGGAGAAATCGTCCGCTCCCTTAGAACAAGATGAAGGCTCGGCAGGCGGCCCCGGCAGCCTTGAGGAATTGAATGTCTTGCCAGTGGGTGGAACTCCCGTTCCGAGAAACGAGTGGGCTGACGTAGAGAAAAGTGCTGAGCGGGTCGGAGACACGCTCGATATGTATCTCAGGTTAGATCGGCGAAAGAGTGTTCGTCGAGGACTCACAGCCGGCGCGTACGACACCAGGGCAGGACATCGGTTGGCAATCGGAGACCCTCGTGTGTGTAAAAGTCGGACCCTCGGAAACGAGAAGCAGTACTCCTTGGTCCTTATTCTCGATCGGTCGGGGTCGATGCGGAGAGGGACACCCGCAAAAATTGATGTCGCCACGAAAGCCGTCGCACGATTCGCTGTCGCAGCCGAAGGGCTGGGAATCAACGTTGCAATCGTCGACTTCATCGACAACGAAGCCCGTCTTGCCAAGCCGTTCAGTGTCGACAGCAGGCACCTCCAGGCAACGTTGCTCGATACCTCCTGTGGCGGTGGGACGCCTCTGGCAGACGCTATCTCACTTGGGAACCAACTAGTGGAAACACAGCGTGACGAGCCGCTTATCATCACAATGACGGATGGACTCCCCAGTGACAGCGACGATGTCGAAGTTCAGATTCGGGACTCAATCGCTCCAGTCTGTTCGCTGACGCTCGCAACGGATTGTACCCCTGGGTCTCCTCCAGCTAGAGCAGAAGAACTAGCCCCGTATTTCGAGCGGGAGTCAGTAATCTACTCGGCCGAACGGCTTGATGATCGGCTAGAACAGTTCGCGAGTTTGCTCGCGGGCTTTTAGCCCCAGTTAGACGTCTGAGATCACCGCTAGTTTGTGGCCCCCAGTGGGGTGAGGGCGCTTCGTCCGAACTCCATGAGCAATCCGACTATCGAATCTGCAGACGACCGTGTGCCACCGCTCTCGTTACCAGCTGGATCTCTCTCCCGTAGCGACCGGCGGTATGGGTACGAGGTAGGCGTCGATCCGCCAGATATCGAACCCATAGAGCATCAAATCCGTCTCGATTTCATTAACGGCGAGCGGATTCGGTCCGACCACCTACTGAGCGATTACAACCATTGGACCTACGATGCTGATGATCCGTCTACCGACCCTTGGCTCCGAGGGCCGGCGAAACCGAATGGGCTGCAATTAGCTGAGGAGTCCTGTCTTTACCGGGTGAAAGAAGAAGAACGCTTCTTCGAATGCCCAGAGGACAGCGCTGTGATAGCGGATGCCCCAGTCTACCTTGCAGCACAATTAGAGGAGGTCAGAGAGCACGACGACACCGAAAGCGCACTCGAAAAAGCGAGAGAACGACGCGTAAACTGGTACCGAGAATCGATTCCCGGTAAGAATCTGTACCAGATACTCAAGAAGTCGTCATATGGGACGCTCATCAGTGGCGGCAAAGGGCCATCACTGGCCACTGCTGCATTGACCGAGGACAATGTGTTTGAGGGAACAGTCGTTGTCAGTGAGGATACGGACCCGAAAAAATACGCCAGACAGCAGAACCTCCCGGAAGAGTTCGTCTATCGTGAGTCAGAATTCACCCATGCGGATTCGGATCCTGCTCCCTCTATCGTGGACTTTGGAATCGAATTGCCTGCACCACTCTTGATTGGTTGCTTCGTTAACGGCAGTCGGTATCCCTTCATTCCCTGGGGAGATGGATTGACCTGCTCCTGCCCGTACAAGCATGACCAGGCGTGGCGGGTCATGTGCAAACACGAATTGCTCGCGAGCAATATCTGTGGGTTCGAATCGTCATCGATCTTCATCCCGAGTGTCAGGGGTATCGATATTCCACATCGGGAACGGCGATTCGTCAGTCCCGAAATAGTCGCGACGCACCGACCGACGACCAACTGAGCCGACTTTCGTTTGTACACACATGACTACATTACTGGACGACGATATCCGAAAGAGGGTCACTGATCCTCTTGACTCGATTCATCAAGAAACCGGAGACACCCCGTTTCGAGTGTTTTCCGACTGGGTCAACCTAACACTCGCGGGCTTCAGCGGTGATGAAGAAAGCTATCAGAAGACACTCAGCCGATACAGGATCGACGGATTCGATGAGGATGCTGTAGACCGACTAGTCAATCTTCATGCTGAGGCTCTCGGGGGGTTAGTCCTCGGGTTGGAAGAGTCAAAGGAGGATATTCTGGGAGGGGTGTACGAACACTACGGCCTTACTAGCGACCGCTTTGGTCAGTACTTCACACCAGGACCGGTAAGCCGAGCGATGGCAGCGATGACTATTCCAGACGACGGGGATCTACGAGAGGCAACACTTGACGATCCTCTGGTCATCGGTGACATATCCGGGTGTGGGAGCGGACGACTCATTGTGGACAGTGCTCGACAGTTACGGACAGTTGCTCCCGAGGTCGCGGCAGTCTTCATTGGATACGAAAAGGATTCGCTGTGTGCGAAGATGGCAGTAATCAATTTCGTACTCAACGACATCATCGGATACGTTCTCCTCGGTGACGCTCTGAAACTCAAGCCTCAGAAAGTGTGGTCAGCTGGAACAGGACGGATGCTCAAAGGGGAACGACCAGTATCCGTATTGACTGCTGAAGAGACGGATTGGGTCGTGTCACGATTCTTCGGAGAGGAAGACAGAAA
This window encodes:
- a CDS encoding N-6 DNA methylase — encoded protein: MTTLLDDDIRKRVTDPLDSIHQETGDTPFRVFSDWVNLTLAGFSGDEESYQKTLSRYRIDGFDEDAVDRLVNLHAEALGGLVLGLEESKEDILGGVYEHYGLTSDRFGQYFTPGPVSRAMAAMTIPDDGDLREATLDDPLVIGDISGCGSGRLIVDSARQLRTVAPEVAAVFIGYEKDSLCAKMAVINFVLNDIIGYVLLGDALKLKPQKVWSAGTGRMLKGERPVSVLTAEETDWVVSRFFGEEDRNAAEETSQGSLVDFELG